A window of the Parabacteroides merdae ATCC 43184 genome harbors these coding sequences:
- a CDS encoding MATE family efflux transporter encodes MQGTKNLTEGPIKKQLFNLALPIMGTSFIQMAYSITDMAWVGRLGSEAVAAIGAVGILTWMTTSISYLNKVGSEVSVAQSIGAREEDDARAFASHNLTIALMISVCWGFLLFVLANPIISFFKLDTEISGTAVSYLKIVATGFPFIFLAAACTGIYNAAGLSKIPFYVSGSGLIMNMVLDPLFIFGFGMGTNGAACATWLSEATVLAIFIYYLKKKKRLFGGFPFLIRLKSRYSRRIFQLGLPVALLNSLFAVINLMMARTASTYGGHIGLMTMTAGGQIEAIAWNTSQGFSTALSTFVAQNFAARKKERVLGAYHTTLKMTALFGIFCTLLFVFFGSEVFSLIIPEKAAYEAGGVFLRIDGYSMLFMMLEITMQGLFYGTGRTLPPAIISITFNSLRIPMAIGLTAMGLGITGVWWAISISSMLKGIVAFIWFRILQKKIL; translated from the coding sequence ATGCAAGGAACAAAAAATCTGACAGAAGGGCCTATTAAAAAGCAACTGTTCAACCTGGCGCTTCCCATCATGGGAACCTCGTTTATACAAATGGCCTACAGTATCACCGATATGGCCTGGGTAGGGCGTCTGGGTAGCGAAGCGGTAGCCGCTATCGGAGCTGTCGGTATCCTGACGTGGATGACGACTTCGATCTCCTATCTGAATAAAGTGGGTTCGGAAGTCAGCGTGGCACAAAGCATCGGAGCCCGTGAGGAAGATGATGCCCGCGCCTTTGCCTCCCACAACCTGACGATCGCCCTTATGATTTCCGTCTGTTGGGGATTTCTGCTGTTCGTCCTGGCAAATCCGATCATCAGTTTCTTCAAGCTCGACACAGAAATTTCCGGCACAGCAGTATCTTATCTCAAGATCGTGGCAACCGGGTTTCCGTTCATTTTCTTGGCAGCCGCCTGTACCGGAATTTATAATGCGGCTGGACTAAGTAAAATCCCGTTCTATGTCAGCGGTAGCGGATTGATCATGAATATGGTACTCGATCCGTTGTTTATATTCGGGTTTGGAATGGGAACAAACGGAGCGGCTTGTGCGACTTGGTTGTCGGAAGCGACCGTACTGGCCATCTTTATCTATTACCTGAAAAAGAAAAAACGGCTGTTCGGAGGATTCCCTTTCCTCATCCGGTTGAAAAGCCGCTACAGCAGACGAATCTTTCAGTTGGGGCTTCCCGTAGCACTGCTAAACAGTCTGTTTGCCGTTATCAACCTGATGATGGCACGCACGGCCTCCACCTATGGCGGACATATCGGACTGATGACGATGACAGCCGGCGGACAGATCGAAGCGATCGCCTGGAATACCTCGCAAGGATTCAGCACGGCTCTAAGCACGTTCGTGGCGCAAAACTTTGCCGCCCGGAAAAAAGAACGTGTCCTGGGTGCTTACCATACGACACTGAAAATGACTGCCCTGTTCGGAATCTTCTGTACGTTGCTTTTCGTGTTCTTCGGCAGCGAAGTATTCTCACTGATCATACCCGAAAAGGCCGCTTATGAGGCAGGAGGCGTTTTCCTTCGCATCGACGGCTACTCTATGTTGTTCATGATGCTGGAAATAACAATGCAGGGATTATTCTACGGTACGGGCCGCACGCTCCCACCCGCCATCATCAGCATCACGTTCAACAGCCTTCGTATCCCAATGGCGATCGGGTTGACAGCAATGGGGCTGGGCATTACCGGTGTCTGGTGGGCAATCAGCATTTCCAGTATGCTGAAAGGGATCGTCGCATTCATTTGGTTCCGTATTTTACAGAAGAAGATATTGTGA
- a CDS encoding TonB-dependent receptor, with translation MKTIYNIKALCVMALLGSVATVSAQEDKTKEKNLNREMTLEREYDPTVQDASKVNTLPVIKEPVVKKMAIDYATFTVPADPEKEISLLPSGNIMTDIQYNKRRGYFNFGGGTYLNLNGDLGYHILSTDKDKLNIWFSHRSTNGKVKYIDTDFDKVKAKLNDNLGGLNFKHAFEKLSLDMGIKYGYSAFNYYGLPVYSPESSVTLVPENFDRETNQVNQTIQAKIGVESKEDAPVGYLLDLGYTNFSHKYALSKEQDGPTEHTFDVKFDLNARFGGEQRIGLGGNVEYFNYSLPTMGGQEYLEFENHAEATLSPYYKVSGDNWNLKLGANIMFVTGDNSKFMASPNITADVEVADKTELYLVAGGKLYSNSMYEISQVNRYINPTMELLPSRNYLDGTVGIRSGIAPGFWFDVFGGYKITSDEVFFAPTLLAPSVQGDIFANTSRALQANAKHAFGGVNLKYSYQQLFDINLKGVYNSWNVDDIEDAYGKPEMELTAGITVRPISQVTASLDYYLATGRKTFLGRSEGEKMKNINELNLTGTYTLNDTFGLYLKLNNVLFQKYELYYGYPMQSFSAMIGVNINF, from the coding sequence ATGAAGACAATATACAACATCAAAGCACTGTGTGTGATGGCCCTGTTAGGGAGTGTCGCAACCGTCAGCGCACAGGAAGACAAAACGAAGGAAAAAAACCTGAACCGGGAAATGACGCTTGAACGCGAATATGACCCGACCGTACAGGATGCCAGCAAAGTGAACACATTGCCGGTCATCAAAGAACCGGTTGTCAAGAAGATGGCGATCGACTACGCGACTTTCACCGTCCCCGCCGATCCGGAGAAGGAGATCAGCCTCCTGCCTTCAGGCAATATCATGACGGATATCCAGTACAACAAACGCCGCGGTTATTTCAACTTCGGCGGCGGTACGTATCTGAACCTGAACGGCGACTTAGGCTACCACATCCTGAGCACGGACAAGGATAAGCTGAATATCTGGTTCTCCCATCGTTCGACGAACGGGAAGGTGAAATATATCGATACGGACTTCGACAAGGTTAAGGCCAAATTGAATGATAACTTAGGTGGACTCAACTTCAAACACGCATTTGAAAAACTATCGTTGGACATGGGGATCAAATACGGATACTCCGCATTCAATTACTACGGGCTACCGGTTTACAGTCCCGAATCATCAGTAACATTAGTTCCGGAAAATTTCGACCGTGAGACCAATCAGGTAAACCAGACTATCCAGGCAAAGATCGGAGTCGAATCGAAAGAAGACGCTCCTGTCGGCTATCTGTTAGATCTCGGATATACCAACTTCTCCCATAAATATGCGTTAAGCAAGGAGCAGGACGGACCTACGGAACATACGTTCGACGTAAAGTTTGATTTGAACGCCCGTTTCGGCGGTGAACAGCGCATCGGATTAGGAGGAAACGTAGAATACTTCAATTACAGCCTGCCGACAATGGGCGGACAGGAATATCTGGAATTTGAAAACCATGCCGAAGCAACTCTTTCGCCTTATTACAAAGTGTCGGGAGACAATTGGAATTTGAAGTTAGGTGCGAACATCATGTTCGTGACCGGTGACAACAGCAAATTCATGGCCTCCCCGAATATTACGGCTGACGTGGAAGTTGCCGATAAAACCGAGCTTTACCTGGTTGCCGGTGGCAAACTCTACTCAAACAGCATGTACGAAATTTCGCAGGTCAACCGCTATATCAACCCGACGATGGAGCTGCTTCCTTCCCGTAACTATCTGGATGGGACGGTCGGTATCAGAAGCGGTATCGCTCCCGGTTTCTGGTTCGATGTATTCGGGGGATATAAGATCACGAGTGATGAAGTTTTCTTTGCTCCGACGCTCCTTGCTCCAAGTGTGCAAGGCGATATTTTTGCCAATACCAGTAGAGCTTTGCAAGCAAATGCAAAACATGCGTTCGGCGGTGTCAATCTGAAATATAGCTATCAGCAATTATTCGACATCAACCTGAAAGGTGTCTACAATAGTTGGAACGTCGACGATATCGAAGATGCTTACGGCAAACCCGAAATGGAATTGACAGCCGGCATCACCGTCCGTCCGATCAGCCAAGTAACTGCTTCTTTGGATTATTATTTAGCAACCGGCCGCAAGACGTTCTTAGGAAGATCGGAAGGTGAAAAGATGAAAAACATCAACGAACTCAACCTGACCGGAACTTACACCCTAAATGACACCTTCGGGCTGTATCTGAAACTGAACAACGTCCTGTTCCAGAAATACGAACTCTATTACGGCTATCCGATGCAGAGTTTCAGCGCGATGATCGGGGTAAACATCAATTTCTGA
- a CDS encoding tetratricopeptide repeat protein: MKRILIPLCIVVGSHVAYGQRSYQFDAPDRLFVEGKELFSLKNYAGCIDKLEAYKQHSTNADLIQEADYMLVYAAYEQGRPNADELLKDYLEEYPASRHSDEIGYMIGSVHFKRGEYEKAIFWFNEADIDMLSPEQQEAYSFRLAYSLLQTGEMEKARGYFARIEQVGDKYKEASTYYVAYIDYAMGNYNNALIEFSRLKESPKYREQSQYYIAQIYFIQSKYEKVVKEGEELLSLYPDSKNNSEMYRIVGDSYYHLGDQEKAIRMLSKYVSSTENPLRSDLYILGVCYFNKGNYSNTVNALSRTVRQNDELTQNAYLYLGQSYLKLGDKNNARMAFEAAATSSFDKQIKEVAMYNYALLIHETAFTGFGESVTIFEDFLNDFPNSQYADKVNDYLVEVYLTTKNYEAALKSINKIKHPSTKILEAKQDILFQLGTQAFANVKLDDAVSLFSQAIQLGSYNMEARNDAYFWRGESYYRMGEYENAISDYRTYLNNTRQRNTDMYALAYYNLGYSYFKLRDYSAALNRFRQYVDLESNRQAASLADAYNRIGDCLYQNRQFSLAEENYSRAAQLSPSAGDYSIYQKGFLLGLQKDYKGKISAMDRLISEYPESQYVDDALFEKGRSYVLLENSSSAAQAFEKLIREFPLSSLARKAGIQLGLLYYNDNQPEKALAAYKQVISNYPGSEEAKIALQDLKSVYIDLNDINAYASYVNSIGGNIRLEVGEQDSLTYIAAEKLFMRGDNDGARRSLINYLQTFPEGAFSSNANFYLGSIAFAKKEFDEAIQRFKSVIASGDTKFLEESVARTAEIEYLSKDYPAALESFKRLQIVAENPENRQAARLGIMRCALQTGQQKDALLAADELLKEPKLSPELEAEARYVRAKAYIAQKQANKALADLKELSKDTRTVHGAEAKYLLAQLYYDTNDDKNAEKVLMNFIENGTPHQYWLARGFILLADIYIRQGDDFQARQYLTSLQNNYKGDDDIAGMIENRLGKLKN, encoded by the coding sequence ATGAAAAGAATACTTATTCCACTGTGCATAGTGGTGGGGAGTCATGTCGCATACGGGCAGCGGTCGTACCAGTTTGATGCACCGGATCGCCTATTTGTAGAAGGGAAAGAGTTGTTTAGTTTAAAAAATTATGCCGGTTGCATTGACAAGTTGGAGGCTTACAAACAGCATTCCACGAATGCCGACCTGATCCAAGAGGCAGACTATATGCTGGTCTATGCCGCTTATGAACAGGGACGCCCTAATGCAGACGAGTTGCTAAAAGACTATCTGGAAGAATATCCAGCTTCCCGCCATAGCGACGAGATCGGTTACATGATCGGTTCCGTACATTTCAAACGCGGTGAATATGAAAAAGCTATTTTCTGGTTCAACGAAGCCGATATCGACATGTTAAGTCCCGAACAGCAGGAGGCTTATTCTTTCCGTCTGGCTTATTCGCTGTTGCAGACTGGTGAGATGGAAAAAGCCCGCGGCTACTTCGCACGGATCGAGCAGGTCGGAGACAAATATAAGGAAGCCTCGACCTATTATGTCGCCTACATCGACTACGCGATGGGGAATTACAACAATGCTCTGATCGAGTTTTCCCGTCTGAAAGAGAGCCCGAAATACCGCGAGCAGTCACAATACTACATCGCACAGATTTATTTTATCCAGAGCAAATACGAAAAGGTAGTGAAAGAAGGTGAAGAGCTTCTCTCTCTATATCCCGATAGCAAGAACAACAGCGAGATGTACCGGATCGTCGGTGATTCATATTATCATTTAGGCGACCAGGAAAAAGCGATCCGGATGTTGAGCAAATATGTTTCATCTACGGAAAACCCGCTCCGCAGCGATCTGTACATTTTAGGTGTATGCTACTTCAATAAAGGGAATTACAGCAATACGGTCAACGCCCTGAGCCGGACCGTACGCCAGAACGACGAGCTGACACAGAACGCCTATCTCTATCTCGGACAGTCTTACCTGAAGTTAGGCGACAAAAACAATGCCCGCATGGCATTCGAGGCTGCTGCCACCTCTTCATTCGACAAACAGATAAAGGAAGTCGCCATGTACAACTACGCATTGCTCATCCACGAAACGGCATTTACAGGGTTCGGCGAGTCGGTGACGATCTTCGAAGACTTCCTGAACGATTTTCCTAACTCGCAATACGCAGACAAGGTGAACGACTATCTGGTCGAAGTCTACCTGACTACCAAAAACTACGAAGCCGCTTTGAAATCAATCAACAAGATCAAACATCCGAGCACCAAGATACTGGAAGCCAAACAGGACATCCTTTTCCAACTCGGAACACAGGCTTTTGCCAATGTCAAGCTGGATGACGCCGTTAGTTTGTTCAGCCAGGCAATCCAGCTCGGTTCTTATAATATGGAAGCCCGCAACGACGCCTATTTCTGGCGTGGCGAATCCTACTACCGCATGGGAGAATATGAAAACGCGATATCGGACTATCGCACGTATCTGAACAATACGCGCCAGCGCAATACGGACATGTATGCTCTGGCTTATTATAACTTAGGTTACAGCTATTTCAAACTGAGGGATTACAGTGCGGCCCTGAACCGTTTCCGCCAATATGTCGACCTGGAAAGTAATCGGCAGGCCGCTTCTTTGGCTGACGCTTACAACCGTATCGGCGATTGCCTGTATCAGAACCGCCAGTTCAGTCTGGCAGAAGAAAACTATTCACGTGCAGCCCAGTTGTCTCCTTCCGCTGGCGATTACTCGATCTACCAGAAAGGATTCCTGTTAGGGTTGCAGAAAGACTATAAAGGCAAGATCAGCGCAATGGACCGCCTGATCAGCGAATATCCGGAATCGCAATATGTAGACGATGCGTTGTTCGAGAAAGGACGCTCTTATGTCTTGCTCGAAAACAGCTCTTCCGCCGCACAGGCGTTCGAAAAGCTGATCCGCGAATTTCCTCTGAGCAGCCTGGCACGTAAAGCAGGCATCCAGCTCGGTTTACTATACTACAACGACAACCAGCCGGAAAAGGCGCTCGCCGCCTACAAGCAGGTGATCAGCAATTATCCGGGTAGCGAAGAAGCTAAAATCGCATTGCAGGATTTGAAGTCTGTTTATATCGACCTCAACGATATCAATGCTTATGCCAGCTATGTGAACTCCATAGGCGGCAACATCCGCTTGGAAGTAGGCGAACAGGATTCGCTGACCTATATCGCCGCCGAAAAACTCTTCATGCGCGGTGACAACGACGGTGCTCGCCGTAGCCTGATCAACTACCTGCAAACATTCCCCGAAGGGGCGTTCAGTTCGAATGCCAACTTCTACTTAGGTAGCATCGCTTTTGCCAAGAAAGAGTTCGACGAAGCCATCCAACGGTTCAAATCGGTCATTGCCAGCGGCGACACCAAGTTCCTCGAAGAATCGGTTGCCCGCACGGCCGAAATCGAATACCTGAGCAAAGATTATCCGGCCGCATTGGAAAGCTTCAAACGCTTGCAGATCGTAGCCGAGAATCCGGAGAACAGACAGGCCGCCCGTTTAGGCATCATGCGCTGCGCCTTGCAGACGGGACAGCAAAAGGATGCCCTTCTGGCGGCAGACGAATTGCTGAAAGAACCGAAGCTCTCTCCCGAACTGGAAGCCGAAGCCCGTTACGTACGTGCTAAAGCCTATATCGCCCAAAAACAGGCGAACAAGGCGCTTGCCGACCTGAAAGAATTGAGCAAAGATACCCGTACGGTACACGGTGCGGAGGCCAAATATCTGTTGGCCCAACTATATTACGATACCAACGATGACAAGAATGCCGAAAAGGTGCTCATGAACTTCATTGAGAACGGTACGCCTCACCAATACTGGCTGGCTCGCGGATTTATCCTGCTGGCCGACATCTATATCCGCCAGGGTGATGACTTCCAGGCTCGTCAATACCTCACCAGCCTGCAGAACAATTATAAAGGTGACGACGATATCGCCGGTATGATAGAAAATAGATTGGGTAAACTTAAGAACTAA
- a CDS encoding NUDIX domain-containing protein, translating to MSHPLHQFTYCPKCGARTFVERNEKAKQCTTCGFVYYFNPSSAVACFIRNSKGELLLVRRAKEPAKGTLDLPGGFVDMYESAEDAAHREVKEETGLDIAGCRYLFSIPNLYPYSGFEVHTVDMFFECLTESFDGAKAEDDAAEIIILPANQLNSDDFGLQSIKKAVDRYIK from the coding sequence ATGTCCCATCCTTTACATCAATTTACGTATTGTCCGAAATGCGGAGCCAGGACATTTGTGGAACGCAACGAGAAAGCCAAACAATGCACAACTTGTGGGTTCGTCTATTATTTCAATCCTTCCTCGGCTGTCGCCTGCTTCATCCGCAATTCAAAAGGAGAACTGCTGTTGGTACGTCGTGCCAAAGAACCCGCTAAAGGGACACTCGACTTGCCGGGAGGCTTTGTCGATATGTATGAATCAGCCGAAGATGCAGCCCACCGGGAAGTGAAAGAGGAAACGGGACTTGACATCGCCGGCTGCCGTTATCTCTTTTCCATTCCCAATCTTTATCCCTATTCCGGCTTCGAGGTACATACGGTCGATATGTTCTTCGAATGTCTGACCGAATCCTTCGACGGAGCAAAAGCTGAAGACGATGCAGCCGAGATCATTATTCTGCCAGCCAACCAGTTGAATTCGGACGATTTCGGATTGCAATCTATCAAAAAAGCAGTAGACCGCTATATAAAGTAA
- a CDS encoding ROK family protein gives MEKPYVVGIDIGGTNTVFGVVDARGTILYSSSIKTGKYTDVDDYVSELANGLKLVIDQAGGVDKIKGIGVGAPNGNFFNGCIEFAPNLPWKGKIPLAQLISEKVGGVPVALTNDANAAAIGEMTYGAARGMKDFIVITLGTGVGSGIVIGGNLVYGHDGFAGELGHVIMRRNNGRPCGCGRQGCLEAYASATGVARTAREFLEIRKDDSLLRELDPDEITSKDVYDAAMKNDKLALEIFEFTGNILGEAFADFVAFSSPEAIILFGGLTKAGDLIMNPIKRSMEKNMLKVFEGKTKLLFSQLKESDAAVLGASALGWEVK, from the coding sequence ATGGAGAAGCCTTATGTAGTAGGTATCGATATAGGTGGTACCAATACTGTTTTTGGCGTAGTAGATGCAAGAGGAACGATCTTGTACAGTAGTTCAATTAAAACCGGAAAGTATACTGATGTCGACGATTATGTCAGCGAACTTGCAAATGGCCTGAAATTAGTGATCGACCAGGCAGGCGGTGTAGATAAAATAAAAGGTATAGGTGTAGGAGCTCCGAACGGTAACTTCTTTAACGGTTGTATCGAATTTGCACCAAACCTTCCTTGGAAAGGTAAAATTCCTTTGGCTCAGTTAATCAGCGAAAAGGTGGGTGGTGTGCCCGTGGCATTGACAAATGATGCGAATGCAGCTGCTATCGGTGAAATGACGTATGGTGCTGCCCGCGGTATGAAAGACTTTATCGTGATCACATTAGGTACAGGTGTCGGGAGCGGCATCGTAATCGGCGGTAACCTGGTTTACGGGCATGATGGATTTGCAGGCGAGCTAGGTCACGTGATCATGCGTCGTAATAACGGACGTCCTTGTGGTTGTGGTCGTCAAGGTTGTTTGGAAGCATATGCTTCTGCTACAGGAGTTGCCCGTACGGCACGCGAATTTCTGGAAATCCGTAAGGATGACAGCTTGCTTCGCGAATTGGATCCGGACGAAATCACATCCAAAGACGTGTATGACGCAGCAATGAAGAATGACAAGCTGGCTTTGGAAATCTTCGAATTCACAGGTAACATCCTGGGTGAAGCATTCGCTGATTTCGTTGCATTCTCCAGCCCAGAAGCGATCATCCTGTTCGGAGGCCTAACTAAAGCCGGAGATCTGATTATGAATCCGATCAAACGTTCAATGGAAAAGAACATGTTGAAAGTGTTCGAAGGCAAGACAAAATTATTATTCTCCCAATTGAAAGAAAGCGATGCAGCCGTATTGGGCGCAAGCGCACTGGGTTGGGAAGTGAAGTAA
- a CDS encoding VOC family protein, whose protein sequence is MEIKSRFDHFNINVLDLDRSIAFYGKALGLKEHHRKEATDGSFTLVYLTDNETGFLLELTWLRDRKEAYELGDNESHLCFRVAGDYDKVREYHRELGYICFENNEMGLYFINDPDDYWIEILPAK, encoded by the coding sequence ATGGAAATAAAGAGCAGATTTGATCATTTTAATATCAATGTCTTGGATCTGGACAGAAGTATTGCGTTTTATGGAAAAGCGCTTGGTTTGAAAGAACATCACCGCAAGGAAGCGACAGACGGTTCGTTCACCTTGGTTTATCTGACAGACAACGAGACAGGATTTCTGTTGGAACTGACCTGGCTTCGCGACCGGAAAGAAGCATACGAATTGGGAGACAATGAAAGCCATCTCTGTTTCCGTGTAGCCGGCGATTATGACAAGGTACGCGAATATCACCGAGAACTCGGATACATCTGTTTCGAAAATAACGAGATGGGCTTGTATTTCATCAATGATCCAGACGATTATTGGATTGAAATTTTACCTGCTAAATAA